A part of Nitrospirota bacterium genomic DNA contains:
- a CDS encoding DUF507 family protein, protein MMLSEDKVSHLSHILLNKLYDLDIIDMDEDEEATVRKEIKRTIVGELKIGEEIDQIVRKKLLSFSKKLVEGSAEWEVLYNKYFREEETKKGRATG, encoded by the coding sequence ATGATGCTCTCTGAAGACAAGGTCTCGCATCTCAGCCATATCCTTCTGAACAAGCTTTATGATCTGGACATCATCGATATGGATGAGGATGAGGAAGCGACCGTCAGGAAGGAGATCAAGCGCACGATCGTGGGCGAGCTCAAGATCGGCGAGGAGATCGACCAGATCGTCAGGAAGAAGCTTCTGTCATTCTCAAAGAAACTCGTAGAAGGTAGCGCTGAATGGGAAGTTCTCTACAACAAATATTTCCGGGAAGAGGAGACAAAAAAGGGAAGAGCTACTGGCTGA
- a CDS encoding diguanylate cyclase: protein MGSSLQQIFPGRGDKKGKSYWLRGASVLLLVASWAGLLLNYPVQFPRIWFPFTAVTLIACGALHLLSGRREYAIEFLYAILLILAGIIDISAFLWLKLAYFPFIIAMTRFYRMNVIIPLAVLVPFNALRSFTITRENIAGEAAFSFFLILTSVVASFMFRVLRSEKEKAVNELAKITTGARERTQDTEMESLGSDELISHYFASKIRANEEIQELLHAIKHAVFADAAYFFESHGDTISLRCSTDDKGKVIITGKGVLATCLRERKPFLSGEVDEKNIEVGYIKDARILSLIAVPVMEGSTPVGLLTVDSSRYHAFNEPGQMTVKMFSGQIAKILERERVYTIIKHDITALRIIKEFSSSLAASIHYDDVVNKLCHYSRQAFSGAPFFFEHGMQGFQAKQFPGEISGAPKEIDFRGTLAGLAIENRHKEYVSDIRQFVMKVLPPQFRTEDARSVIAVPLFFEGDLIGIFGMLSTQKEFLDSRQISLVEVMCNQAATSIANAKMHAEIERMATTDGLTGLYNHRVFQQKLTEELKRSERHETPLSLLLTDIDFFKKVNDTYGHPVGDLVLRGVSKILLHEIRDIDIAARYGGEEFVVILPGTDSVGAKNIAERLRKAIMAETFSSDNRTLKVTTSIGIATVPADARTKEELIERTDQALYHAKHNGRNQSVNWEMIR, encoded by the coding sequence ATGGGAAGTTCTCTACAACAAATATTTCCGGGAAGAGGAGACAAAAAAGGGAAGAGCTACTGGCTGAGGGGAGCATCTGTTCTTCTGCTCGTTGCCTCCTGGGCCGGCCTGCTGCTTAATTATCCTGTCCAATTTCCCCGAATCTGGTTTCCGTTCACTGCAGTTACCCTTATTGCCTGCGGTGCGTTGCATCTGCTTTCGGGAAGGCGTGAATATGCGATAGAGTTCCTCTACGCTATCCTTCTCATTCTTGCCGGCATAATAGATATCTCGGCCTTTTTGTGGCTCAAGCTTGCCTATTTCCCCTTTATCATCGCCATGACCAGATTTTACCGCATGAACGTCATCATTCCTCTTGCGGTTCTTGTACCCTTCAATGCGTTAAGGTCATTTACGATAACCAGGGAAAACATTGCAGGGGAAGCGGCATTCTCTTTTTTTTTGATCCTCACGTCTGTCGTTGCCTCGTTTATGTTCAGGGTACTGCGCAGTGAAAAGGAGAAGGCGGTCAACGAGCTGGCGAAGATCACGACCGGCGCACGCGAGAGGACGCAGGACACCGAGATGGAGTCCCTCGGCAGCGATGAGCTTATCTCCCACTACTTTGCGTCGAAGATAAGGGCAAACGAGGAGATCCAGGAGCTGCTCCATGCGATAAAGCATGCAGTGTTCGCTGATGCTGCATACTTTTTCGAGTCACACGGCGATACCATTTCCCTGCGGTGCTCCACAGACGACAAGGGGAAGGTGATCATTACCGGCAAGGGAGTACTGGCGACCTGCCTGAGGGAACGCAAGCCTTTTCTGTCCGGCGAAGTTGATGAAAAGAATATCGAGGTCGGCTACATCAAGGACGCCAGGATCCTTTCGCTCATTGCGGTACCGGTTATGGAGGGCTCCACGCCGGTAGGACTTCTTACGGTCGACTCCTCTCGGTACCATGCCTTCAACGAGCCCGGGCAGATGACCGTTAAAATGTTTTCCGGCCAGATCGCAAAGATACTGGAGCGCGAGAGAGTTTACACGATTATCAAGCATGACATCACGGCGCTCAGGATCATCAAGGAGTTCAGCTCAAGTCTTGCCGCATCGATCCATTATGACGATGTGGTCAATAAGCTGTGCCACTATTCCCGGCAGGCGTTTTCCGGAGCCCCGTTCTTTTTTGAGCATGGCATGCAGGGTTTTCAGGCAAAGCAGTTCCCGGGTGAAATCTCCGGAGCGCCGAAAGAGATAGACTTCCGGGGGACTCTGGCAGGCCTTGCTATAGAGAACAGACATAAGGAGTATGTCAGCGACATCAGGCAGTTTGTGATGAAGGTGCTGCCTCCCCAGTTCAGAACAGAAGATGCGCGCTCGGTGATCGCGGTGCCGCTTTTTTTTGAAGGCGACCTGATCGGTATTTTCGGGATGCTGTCAACACAGAAAGAATTTCTTGACAGCAGACAGATCAGTCTTGTCGAGGTGATGTGCAACCAGGCGGCGACGTCGATCGCCAATGCCAAGATGCATGCGGAGATCGAGCGGATGGCGACAACAGACGGTCTTACCGGCCTGTACAACCACAGGGTCTTCCAGCAGAAACTGACCGAGGAACTCAAGCGGTCTGAGCGGCATGAAACGCCGCTTTCCCTGCTGCTGACTGACATAGATTTTTTCAAAAAGGTAAACGACACGTACGGCCATCCTGTGGGAGACCTTGTGCTCAGGGGCGTTTCAAAGATCCTGCTGCATGAGATCCGGGACATCGATATCGCAGCGCGGTACGGCGGCGAGGAGTTCGTTGTGATCCTGCCGGGCACGGACAGCGTCGGCGCAAAGAACATTGCGGAGAGGCTGAGAAAGGCGATCATGGCAGAGACGTTTTCTTCTGACAACAGGACCCTGAAGGTCACGACGAGCATCGGTATTGCTACCGTGCCTGCTGATGCGCGGACCAAGGAAGAGCTGATAGAGAGAACAGACCAGGCACTTTATCATGCTAAGCATAATGGCAGAAATCAGAGCGTGAACTGGGAGATGATCCGATAA
- a CDS encoding HNH endonuclease yields MDYFISEVSDAEIKKERAKAREMRHSPWWKRRLAEGRCYYCSQPFPVQELTMDHIVPLVRGGRSTKGNCVPACKECNNKKKHMLPIEWEEYLTAMQQGEELE; encoded by the coding sequence ATGGACTATTTTATCTCCGAAGTGAGCGATGCTGAGATCAAAAAAGAGCGGGCCAAAGCGCGCGAAATGAGGCATTCCCCGTGGTGGAAGAGGAGGCTTGCAGAGGGCCGCTGCTATTATTGCAGCCAGCCGTTTCCTGTACAGGAACTGACCATGGACCATATTGTGCCGCTCGTGAGAGGCGGCAGGTCGACCAAAGGGAATTGCGTGCCTGCCTGCAAGGAATGCAATAATAAGAAGAAGCATATGCTGCCCATTGAATGGGAGGAGTATCTCACTGCCATGCAGCAGGGCGAAGAATTGGAATAG
- a CDS encoding OFA family MFS transporter, translating into MITGKDTVQNKGWTVTLAGIGINLALGVLYAWSVIKKAIPSEWGWSDADKALPYSIACIVFALVMVPAGRLQDRVGPRWVATAGGLLTGIGCIIASYAVTVLWFVIGFGIFAGAGIGLGYASATPPAVKWFSARKTGLIAGLVVAGFGLASVYISPVANYLTGFSLTGQPLPEVVELARAKDLADREYEKARTELATTQAEFGGLDIAHVVSDLTDKDIARKDAAAQLLALKERNIHRTLLFFGVGFLIVVTLLAQFLIAPPAGYQPPDAGPGAAKAAAAAAINLGPGEILRTPLFYLLWTMYAFAAGAGLMIIGNITTIAKLGKIEAGFILVALLAIGNAAGRIIAGMLSDRIGRLWTMCIIFLFQAGLMMVLRTGLGNMTAFVVVSMLLGFNYGACLSVFPSAVKDNFGLRNFGINYGLVFTAWGVGGFIFPLVAGRLFETAKKSTGTGSYNEAYLIAAVVLVLAAVLTFAARTIEKRHKDRFAR; encoded by the coding sequence ATGATAACAGGAAAAGATACCGTGCAGAATAAAGGATGGACCGTAACGCTTGCAGGCATAGGCATCAACCTTGCTCTCGGCGTACTCTACGCCTGGAGCGTTATCAAAAAGGCGATACCGTCAGAGTGGGGCTGGTCTGACGCGGACAAGGCGCTTCCGTACTCGATCGCCTGCATTGTCTTTGCGCTGGTGATGGTGCCGGCCGGAAGACTGCAGGACCGGGTCGGGCCGCGGTGGGTCGCAACTGCGGGCGGCCTCCTGACCGGGATAGGCTGCATTATCGCGTCCTATGCCGTTACCGTGCTCTGGTTCGTGATCGGCTTCGGGATCTTCGCCGGTGCCGGCATCGGTCTGGGATATGCATCTGCCACCCCGCCTGCGGTCAAGTGGTTCTCTGCACGCAAGACCGGTCTTATCGCCGGCCTCGTGGTCGCAGGCTTCGGCCTTGCCTCGGTCTACATCTCGCCTGTTGCGAACTACCTCACCGGCTTCAGCCTCACCGGCCAGCCGCTTCCTGAAGTGGTGGAGCTGGCGCGGGCTAAGGATCTGGCCGACAGGGAATACGAGAAGGCGCGGACAGAGCTGGCAACGACCCAGGCCGAGTTCGGCGGATTGGACATTGCGCATGTCGTATCAGACCTTACTGACAAGGATATTGCCCGCAAGGATGCAGCAGCTCAGCTGCTTGCTCTGAAGGAGCGCAATATCCACCGGACGCTGCTCTTTTTCGGCGTCGGCTTCCTGATCGTGGTCACACTGCTTGCCCAGTTTCTGATCGCGCCTCCGGCAGGGTATCAGCCCCCTGATGCCGGACCCGGTGCTGCGAAGGCTGCTGCTGCCGCCGCAATAAATCTTGGGCCGGGTGAAATTCTGCGGACGCCGCTCTTTTACCTCCTTTGGACCATGTACGCCTTTGCTGCAGGCGCCGGCCTTATGATCATCGGCAACATCACCACGATTGCGAAGCTCGGCAAGATCGAGGCAGGCTTCATCCTTGTTGCCCTGCTTGCGATCGGCAATGCCGCAGGCCGGATCATCGCCGGGATGCTCTCTGACCGGATCGGACGCCTCTGGACCATGTGCATCATCTTCCTGTTCCAGGCCGGTCTGATGATGGTGCTCCGCACAGGACTGGGCAATATGACCGCCTTTGTTGTTGTCTCGATGCTCCTGGGATTCAATTACGGCGCCTGCCTCTCGGTCTTTCCCTCAGCAGTAAAGGACAACTTCGGTCTCAGGAACTTCGGTATAAACTACGGCCTTGTCTTTACGGCCTGGGGTGTCGGCGGCTTCATCTTCCCGCTTGTTGCCGGCAGGCTGTTCGAGACGGCAAAGAAGAGTACAGGCACCGGTAGTTATAATGAGGCCTATCTGATAGCTGCCGTGGTGCTGGTGCTTGCTGCAGTGCTGACCTTTGCTGCGCGGACGATCGAGAAGAGGCACAAGGACCGCTTTGCACGGTGA
- the mnmD gene encoding tRNA (5-methylaminomethyl-2-thiouridine)(34)-methyltransferase MnmD: MQIPPYLLNEHYDDRYFDVVSAIEEAKHIFFQGCSLLDAFSAMGPGSREFRIGETGFGAGRVLIALMDFLESSALKDLSITYNSVELHPISAERMASILEPFRPQVGPLIDLLVRTYGCLETTRSGWHQMQVTRSFGILTLNLWIGEALEMVQALAAPCDAWFLDGHGPKKNPFIWRPELLLAIGEKSVSGGACATYTVAGAVRRGLMAAGFAVEQVPGFGGKKAVLRGIKQ; this comes from the coding sequence ATGCAGATCCCTCCCTATCTTCTGAATGAACATTATGACGACCGCTATTTCGATGTGGTCAGTGCCATTGAAGAAGCAAAGCATATCTTCTTTCAGGGCTGCAGCCTCCTTGATGCCTTTTCAGCCATGGGGCCGGGCAGCAGGGAATTCAGGATAGGTGAAACAGGCTTCGGCGCAGGCCGTGTCCTGATCGCCCTGATGGACTTTCTGGAGAGCAGCGCCTTGAAGGATCTGTCCATAACGTACAACTCCGTTGAACTGCATCCGATCTCTGCTGAACGGATGGCCTCGATCCTCGAACCGTTCAGGCCCCAGGTCGGCCCGCTCATAGACCTGCTTGTCCGGACCTATGGCTGCCTTGAAACCACCAGATCGGGCTGGCACCAGATGCAGGTCACGCGGTCTTTCGGCATCCTGACCCTTAATCTCTGGATCGGCGAGGCGCTTGAAATGGTCCAGGCACTTGCTGCGCCCTGTGACGCATGGTTTCTCGACGGCCACGGGCCGAAGAAGAACCCTTTCATCTGGCGGCCTGAGCTTCTCCTGGCGATCGGAGAGAAAAGCGTGTCAGGCGGTGCCTGTGCCACCTATACAGTCGCCGGAGCGGTGAGGCGGGGACTTATGGCCGCAGGTTTTGCCGTTGAGCAGGTCCCCGGTTTCGGCGGGAAAAAAGCAGTGCTCAGGGGTATAAAGCAGTAG
- a CDS encoding dodecin domain-containing protein: MPESVYKVIELVGTSTESWEKAATAAVKMASKTLKDLRVAEVEKLDMHIEDGKIKAYRAKVKLSFKYHDK; this comes from the coding sequence ATGCCTGAAAGTGTTTACAAGGTCATTGAGCTGGTAGGAACAAGTACGGAATCATGGGAAAAAGCTGCAACTGCTGCGGTCAAGATGGCATCCAAGACGTTAAAGGACCTGCGCGTTGCTGAGGTTGAGAAGCTCGATATGCATATCGAGGACGGAAAGATAAAGGCTTACCGGGCAAAAGTAAAGCTCTCGTTCAAGTATCACGATAAGTAA
- the wbaP gene encoding undecaprenyl-phosphate galactose phosphotransferase WbaP — MKNRIRKIGELLALTLADTGAVLLVFELAVSIRKVLPLLFHSSFPDDAPIAGPLRLWWIFVVWIFFFYYEGLYTRMFSYWDEIRILWRVSFLSTIGIFTIASVGKISDEISRTVIVLMGLLAVVLLPLIRMTAKKALRRSGLLKRRVLILGAGKTGRLMLKALMREPNYGYTIIGFVDDDPEKCGKMIEGIKIHRGVDKVMHYINRCSIEDIFIAMPGVGKERLQTLINKLQHKVKNILFVPDIFGIAVLGTHLRHFFYEEAFAFEMNNNLYRPVNILLKKCFDLVISFVLLPLLFFPMMVLIVLIHLDSKGPAIFSQERVGKNGRTFRCYKFRTMYADAEERLKDLLENNPARKNEWITFWKLRDDPRITRVGKFLRKTSLDELPQIVNVLKGEMSFVGPRPVTVDEIQEYYKEAADICYSVLPGITGLWQVSGRSNTVYDYRIAMDLWYVKNWQLWLDIVILFKTVRIVLQREGAY; from the coding sequence TTGAAAAATAGAATCAGAAAAATTGGCGAATTACTGGCACTCACGCTTGCTGATACCGGCGCCGTTCTTCTCGTTTTTGAACTGGCGGTATCGATCAGAAAAGTCTTGCCTCTTCTCTTTCATTCCAGCTTTCCGGATGATGCGCCGATTGCCGGCCCCTTGCGTCTGTGGTGGATATTTGTGGTCTGGATATTCTTCTTCTATTATGAAGGTCTCTATACACGGATGTTTTCCTACTGGGATGAGATCAGGATCTTATGGAGGGTTTCATTCCTTTCAACGATAGGGATTTTTACCATTGCTTCAGTTGGCAAAATAAGCGATGAAATATCCCGGACCGTTATTGTCCTTATGGGCCTGCTGGCGGTTGTGTTGCTGCCTTTGATACGAATGACCGCAAAAAAAGCACTGAGAAGATCTGGTCTCCTGAAGAGAAGGGTTCTGATCCTCGGCGCCGGCAAAACAGGAAGGCTTATGCTGAAAGCGCTGATGAGAGAGCCGAATTATGGCTATACCATTATTGGTTTTGTGGACGATGACCCCGAAAAATGCGGCAAGATGATAGAAGGCATAAAAATCCATAGAGGCGTGGACAAGGTAATGCATTACATAAACCGGTGCAGCATTGAAGATATTTTTATTGCCATGCCGGGCGTGGGCAAAGAACGGCTTCAGACGCTGATAAACAAGCTGCAGCATAAGGTTAAGAATATTCTGTTTGTGCCTGATATATTCGGCATTGCAGTATTGGGAACGCATTTGCGGCATTTTTTCTATGAAGAGGCCTTTGCCTTTGAGATGAATAATAACCTCTACCGGCCGGTCAATATCCTGCTAAAGAAATGTTTTGACCTGGTTATCAGCTTCGTGCTGCTGCCCCTGCTCTTTTTCCCCATGATGGTATTGATCGTTCTTATCCATCTCGATTCAAAAGGGCCGGCCATATTTTCTCAGGAAAGGGTCGGGAAAAACGGAAGAACGTTCAGATGTTATAAGTTCAGAACGATGTATGCCGATGCCGAAGAACGGTTAAAGGATCTTCTGGAAAATAATCCTGCAAGAAAGAATGAGTGGATTACTTTCTGGAAGCTCAGGGACGACCCGAGAATTACCCGCGTTGGGAAATTTTTGAGAAAGACATCACTGGACGAACTGCCGCAGATAGTGAATGTTCTCAAAGGTGAAATGAGCTTTGTTGGGCCGCGGCCGGTGACCGTGGATGAAATACAGGAGTATTATAAAGAAGCTGCTGATATATGCTATAGTGTGCTTCCCGGTATAACAGGCTTATGGCAGGTCTCCGGACGCAGCAATACGGTCTATGATTACCGGATCGCCATGGATTTATGGTACGTAAAAAATTGGCAATTATGGCTGGATATTGTTATCTTGTTCAAGACCGTAAGAATAGTATTGCAAAGGGAAGGAGCTTATTGA
- a CDS encoding glycosyltransferase, whose amino-acid sequence MMKAKDVLVSIIVRTKDRPGLLRRALMSVAAQTYRPVEVVLVNDGGCDLDIAEIKDILDDVSLNYIRLEKNMGRAHAGNVGIENAKGRYVGFLDDDDELFPEHVSVLESFLSKGSYKVAYTDSLMSYREYDADFRDFRLIKEELVFSQDFDADMLLFENYIPLMCLLFETGVLSISGGFAAELDLYEDWDFLVRIAREASFCHIPRITAYYIQWNPELQIAQGNQDISFLDMSYLKVLSRHWDQITIHQVQSYVHEAVAARMLLKDYRKECDPLVRGIDKLESELREKKSLVTDLQIDLRDRDVLIKAMTETLGWRLLDKYRLTRKKLFSFVPQQMKNQLVQGISVLRKQGLKAVLRKANKKLLFNKSIKQTMKPIRISELSVLTIGNPVIEDPLKAKVSVIIPTKNAGDEFDYTLRRIMQQEGIEDIELIIIDSGSQDSTLEISRRYTKNVFQIFPEEFHHGETRNIGAGKAGGEFLVFTVQDAIPVGTQWLYKLIHPILAGQASAVTVRQIPRSDADLFASWSIWGYNLYLGYDNDRFADDSLFKKFDDLDLKAKRTMAGLDNVCLGVKKEVFDRYRFTKSYGEDLDLGVRLIQDGHVLMFQSSNAVIHSHTKPSLYLFKRYYVDTISLLNTLGVSRRSLPKESILGAASYLYCSVKMAVAKMQHEKEYTTSPEMLVRSFVSSLKDGITVFDRSWMSLQGDPSLDEYFSRIVPEDRQDIIAEMFGALTGDIMSFADFIKNVEAIKDIEGDFMGGIYKFFSTSAGTYLGANSNDRIDSFFRGI is encoded by the coding sequence GTGATGAAGGCTAAAGACGTGCTCGTCTCCATAATCGTCAGGACAAAAGACCGGCCCGGGCTTCTGAGGAGGGCGCTCATGAGCGTTGCTGCCCAGACCTACAGGCCTGTGGAAGTTGTCCTGGTGAATGATGGCGGCTGCGACCTTGACATCGCTGAGATTAAGGATATCCTTGACGACGTCTCGCTCAACTATATCCGCCTTGAGAAGAACATGGGGAGGGCGCATGCAGGTAATGTAGGCATTGAAAACGCAAAGGGACGATACGTGGGCTTTCTGGATGATGATGACGAGCTTTTTCCTGAGCACGTTTCTGTACTCGAATCTTTTCTGTCGAAGGGGTCCTACAAGGTCGCCTATACTGATTCTTTAATGTCATATAGAGAATACGACGCGGACTTTAGGGACTTCAGGCTCATAAAAGAGGAATTGGTTTTTTCGCAGGATTTTGATGCAGACATGCTGCTTTTTGAAAATTACATCCCTCTCATGTGCCTGCTCTTCGAAACCGGAGTTTTGTCCATTTCAGGTGGCTTTGCTGCAGAATTAGATCTGTATGAGGACTGGGACTTTCTTGTGAGGATCGCACGGGAAGCCTCTTTTTGCCATATACCCAGGATTACCGCATATTACATCCAGTGGAATCCGGAATTGCAGATAGCTCAGGGGAATCAGGACATTTCTTTTCTGGACATGTCTTATCTCAAGGTACTGTCACGGCATTGGGACCAAATCACGATCCATCAGGTGCAGAGCTATGTCCATGAAGCTGTGGCTGCCAGGATGCTGCTGAAAGACTATAGAAAGGAATGTGATCCGCTCGTGCGCGGAATCGACAAACTTGAATCTGAACTGAGGGAAAAAAAGAGTCTCGTGACTGATCTTCAAATTGATCTGAGGGATAGGGATGTCCTCATCAAGGCAATGACTGAGACACTTGGATGGAGGCTTCTTGATAAATACCGGCTTACGCGCAAAAAATTATTCTCTTTCGTGCCGCAACAGATGAAGAATCAGCTTGTTCAGGGGATCAGCGTGCTGAGGAAGCAGGGACTGAAGGCGGTTTTGCGGAAGGCAAACAAAAAATTGCTGTTTAATAAATCCATTAAACAGACGATGAAGCCTATCAGAATATCCGAACTGTCTGTTCTCACTATTGGCAACCCTGTAATTGAAGACCCTCTGAAGGCAAAGGTATCTGTTATTATTCCCACAAAAAATGCAGGGGATGAATTCGATTATACGCTGAGAAGAATCATGCAGCAGGAAGGCATTGAAGACATAGAGTTGATTATTATTGATTCGGGTTCGCAGGACAGCACTCTGGAGATAAGCAGGCGATATACGAAAAATGTATTTCAGATCTTTCCCGAGGAATTTCACCATGGGGAGACGAGAAATATCGGGGCCGGTAAGGCGGGAGGCGAATTCCTTGTTTTTACGGTCCAGGATGCGATTCCGGTCGGGACCCAGTGGTTATATAAACTTATCCATCCGATACTCGCCGGGCAAGCGTCTGCTGTAACGGTCAGGCAGATCCCCCGCTCTGATGCGGACCTTTTCGCCAGTTGGTCAATCTGGGGATACAACCTCTATCTCGGATACGACAATGACCGTTTCGCCGATGACTCGCTGTTCAAGAAATTTGACGATCTTGATCTGAAGGCAAAAAGAACCATGGCAGGTCTCGACAATGTCTGCCTGGGAGTCAAAAAAGAGGTCTTTGACAGGTACCGTTTTACAAAAAGCTATGGGGAAGATCTTGACCTTGGGGTGCGTCTTATTCAGGACGGTCACGTCTTGATGTTTCAGTCCTCCAATGCGGTCATCCATTCACATACGAAGCCGTCACTTTATCTATTTAAAAGGTATTATGTCGATACCATCTCATTGCTGAATACTTTAGGGGTCAGCCGGAGGAGTCTTCCGAAGGAATCCATTCTGGGCGCGGCGAGTTATCTGTATTGCTCGGTGAAAATGGCCGTTGCCAAAATGCAACATGAAAAGGAATACACGACCTCTCCCGAGATGCTCGTCCGTTCATTTGTGAGCAGTCTGAAAGACGGAATCACGGTTTTTGACCGTTCGTGGATGTCTCTGCAAGGGGACCCGTCTCTGGATGAATATTTCTCCCGCATTGTTCCGGAAGATCGCCAGGATATCATCGCTGAGATGTTTGGGGCACTGACGGGAGACATTATGAGTTTTGCCGACTTCATAAAAAACGTCGAGGCCATCAAGGATATTGAAGGAGATTTTATGGGCGGTATCTACAAGTTTTTCAGCACAAGCGCAGGTACTTATCTCGGCGCGAACAGTAACGACAGAATAGATTCATTCTTCAGGGGGATTTAA
- a CDS encoding glycosyltransferase family 4 protein, which translates to MRILLGVHQFFPDHYTGTERYVLNLAKQLQRMGHYVKVLTYAFRDKGEFREDTATKLLYKEYSYEGVPVIAIRHRDQPDDLVFVFDFLDMQLYRMVKTIFESKKFDLYHCAHPLRIDASIKAAADAGVRVVLMVTDYFLMCPMGIMLRSDNTLCDGPDHGRNCLKYCFTQVSEKRMKDRIARAEALLQSCDQLLSPSKFLIGLFNIAQFIPVERFILSRHGFDYQKKKKYFSKEPGEVITFGYIGTVQYHKGVHVMVEGFKAANCRNTRLKVWGGCFHEEAYQKTVMKIAGNDPRIEFKGSYNFNDIETILEEIDVVIVPSIWYENAPLTISTSLAYGIPVITSDIGGMSEAVEDGRTGLTFRVGDPLDLAEKIRLLADNPDMISGFKEQIQYPIRVEDEAFNTELVYKKLVC; encoded by the coding sequence ATGAGGATTCTTCTGGGTGTGCATCAATTTTTTCCTGATCACTATACCGGGACCGAACGGTATGTCCTGAATCTCGCAAAGCAACTTCAGAGGATGGGGCACTATGTAAAAGTACTGACGTACGCCTTCAGAGACAAGGGTGAATTCAGGGAGGATACGGCAACAAAATTGCTTTATAAGGAATACTCCTATGAGGGGGTTCCGGTGATTGCCATAAGACACCGGGACCAGCCTGATGATCTGGTCTTTGTTTTCGATTTCCTCGATATGCAGCTTTATCGTATGGTCAAAACTATTTTTGAATCGAAGAAGTTCGACCTTTACCATTGTGCGCATCCCCTTCGGATCGACGCGTCCATCAAGGCAGCGGCGGATGCCGGCGTTCGCGTTGTATTGATGGTGACGGATTACTTCCTGATGTGCCCTATGGGGATCATGCTCCGTTCGGACAACACGCTCTGTGACGGGCCTGACCATGGTCGGAACTGTCTTAAGTATTGTTTTACGCAGGTCAGTGAAAAAAGGATGAAGGACCGGATTGCGCGTGCTGAAGCTCTGCTTCAGAGTTGCGATCAACTGCTTTCCCCTTCCAAGTTTCTTATCGGGTTGTTTAATATTGCCCAGTTCATACCGGTTGAGCGGTTTATACTTTCCAGACATGGATTTGATTACCAGAAAAAGAAAAAATACTTTTCCAAAGAGCCGGGCGAGGTTATTACATTCGGGTATATCGGTACTGTCCAGTATCACAAGGGAGTCCATGTGATGGTGGAGGGGTTTAAAGCAGCCAATTGTCGCAATACCCGTCTTAAGGTGTGGGGTGGATGTTTTCATGAGGAGGCATATCAGAAGACCGTCATGAAGATTGCCGGGAATGATCCGCGTATTGAGTTCAAAGGATCCTACAACTTTAATGATATCGAAACTATTCTGGAGGAGATTGATGTTGTTATTGTCCCTTCCATCTGGTATGAAAACGCGCCCCTGACCATATCTACGAGCCTTGCTTACGGCATACCGGTTATCACCTCTGACATCGGGGGCATGAGCGAGGCTGTGGAGGATGGAAGGACAGGTCTGACCTTCCGGGTGGGGGATCCGCTCGATCTCGCCGAGAAGATCAGATTGCTTGCTGACAATCCGGATATGATTTCCGGTTTCAAGGAACAGATACAGTATCCGATCAGGGTAGAAGATGAAGCTTTCAATACCGAACTGGTTTATAAAAAGCTGGTTTGCTAG